The window CGACAGCGACAGCGACAGCGACGGCTGACGGCTGACGGGTTTCAGCCGTTGCCGGCTCGGTGAGCGTGATCCGTCCGTGGCTAGCATCCAGTCATGGCCACTGACATCACGGGAACCTCGGGCTCGGTTTTCGACGCCGTAGTCGACCGCCGTAACTCCAACTCCATGAAGTGGGGCACCGCCCACCAGCTGCTGTCGGCCGACGAAGCCGCGGCCGACCCCCTGCCGATGTGGGTCGCGGACACCGACTTCAAGGCTCCGCAGGCAGTGATCGACGCGCTCCACGAGGCCGTCGACTACGGCGTCTTCGGCTATCCCGGCGGAGCGAGCGACAGCTACCTCGACGCCGTGACCGGGTGGCAGGCCAAACGATTCGGCTGGGAGGTGCCGCGGGAGTGGGTGCTGCAGACCGCAGGCATCATCACCACGCTCAAGACAGCGGTGCAGGCGTTCTCCGCCCCGGGCGACTCGGTCCTGATCCAGCCGCCGGTCTACGCCCACTTCCGCGACGACGTCCTGCTCAACGGCCGACACCTCGCGCTCGCCCCGCTGGAGCGGACCGACGACGGCTACCGGTTCGACCCCCGGACGTTCGAGGCGGCCATCCGGCCGGACACCAAGCTGTTCATCCTCAGCCACCCCCACAACCCCACCGGGAACGTCTGGACCGAGGACGAGCTGAGGACCATGGGAGAGATATGCGCCAGGCGCGGCGTCCTGGTCATAGCCGACGAGATCCACCAGGACCTCATCATCAACCCGGACAAGAAGCACATCCCGTTCGCCTCGCTCGGCCCGGAGTTCGCGCGGAACAGCATCACCTGCACCGCCCCCAGCAAGACGTTCAACCTCCCCGGCCTGCAGAGCGCCAACGTCTTCGTCCCCGACCCGCGGCTGCGCGAGGAACTGGCCCGCCAGTACGAGCGCAACCTGTTCCCGCTGGTCAACGTGCTCGGCATGGCCGCCGCCGAAGCCGCCTACGCACACGGCGAGCCATGGCTGGAGGAACTGCTCACCTACCTGCGCGGCAACCACGCGCACTTCGCGCAGTCGGTCCACGGAGCCACCCCGAAGGTACGGGTGCTGCCGGCCGACTCCCTCTACCTGGCGTGGATGGACTGCCGGGGCCTCGGGATGTCGGCCGAGTCCCTGGACACCTTCATGCTCACGAAGGCGCGCCTGTGGCTGGACAAGGGGCAGAAGTTCGGGATCGAGGGCCACGGCTACATGCGCGTGAACCTGGGCTGCCCGCGCTCCACGGTCGATGAAGCCGTACGGCGACTGATCGCGGCGGTCGAAACTCTCGGAAAGAACTGCCCGTGACGAGCACCGCTCCGGACACCAGCGCCGGTATATCCCCCCGGCCCGAGACCCAGCGCCGCATCCTGGCCGTACTGATCACCTCCCAGATCCTCAGCGGTGCCGGGCTCGCGGCGGGCATCACCGTCGGAGCGCTGCTCGCGCAGGACATGCTCGGCGCCACCGACCTCGCGGGACTGCCCAGCGCCTTGTTCACCGCCGGATCCGCACTCGCCGCGGTCGCCGTCGGCCGGATCTCCCAGGCGAAGGGCCGCCGCCCCGGCCTGGCTGTCGGTTACCTCACCGGAGCCATCGGCAGCGCGGGAGTTCTCGCGGCCGCCGTCGCCGACAACCCCGTCCTGCTGTTCATCGCGCTGTTCGTGTACGGCGCCGGCACCGCAACCAATCTCCAGGCCCGCTACGCCGGGGCCGACCTCGCCGCCCCCGCCCACCGCGCCCGCTCCGTCTCCACCGTCCTGGTCGCCACCACCCTCGGTGGTGTCGTCGGCCCCAACCTCGCCGCCCCTACTGGCGACTTGGCCGAGTCCCTGAACATCCCCGCACTCGCAGGTCCGTTTCTCCTCGCCGGTGTCGCGTATGCCCTCGCCGCGCTGGTCCTGGCCATCTGGCTGCGCCCGGACCCGCTGCTGCTCGCCCGCAGCCTCCACGCGCGCCAACTGGCCGCCGCCGAAAGCGCCGGTGACACCGGGCCGGCGCCGGTCCAGACGGAGACACTCAGTCCGACCCTGATGCTGGGCGCGCTGACCATGATTCTCACCCAGCTCGTCATGACCGCTGTCATGACGATGACCCCGGTCCATATGCACGACCACGGTCACGGCACCGCGGCCTCCGGCCTCGTCATCGCCATCCACGTCGGCGCGATGTACCTGCCCTCACCGCTGACCGGCTGGCTCGTCGACCGCTACAGTCGCACCGCCGTCGCGGCCGCCGCCGGCCTCACCCTTCTTACCGCCGGCATCGCCGCGGCCGCGGCGCCCGGGGACTCCGTCGCGCTTCTGGCTCTCGCACTCGCCCTGCTCGGAATCGGCTGGAACTTCGGTCTCGTCTCCGGCACCGCGATGATCACCGACGCCGTGCCGCTGGCGACCCGCGCCAAGACCCAGGGCCTGGTGGACGTCTCCATCGCCATCGCCGGCGCCACCGGCGGACTCGCCTCGGGCCTCGTCGTGTCCACCACGAGCTACCCCATCCTCGCCATCAGCGGCGGCATCCTCTCCCTGGCCGTACTCCCCGCCATCGCCGCGACCGCCAACGCCCGTCCAGCTCGGTGATCCACCACCGTTTACGCCTCGTCACCGACCTTTATGACCAGCGCCAGGTCCGCGGCTGCCCGGACATCCACCGTGAAGTTCCGGTTGTTCCGCAGTTCGTCGAGGGTGTCATCGGCGAAGCCGATCCGGTTGGTCAGATGGATGGTGTACTCGTCGTCGCGGTCCCTCGAATCGACCAGCATGCGCAGGGTGTCTTCGCTGGGGTGATGGTGTTTCACCCCGTCTGCCGAGATCACGTAGTGATCGGCGTGGATATTTTCGAAGAAGTCGCTCTCCACATTGCGATCACTGCCGTGGTGGGGAAGTTTCAGCAGGTCGACGTGGAGCGGTCCCGTGTCGTCGAGCAGCCCGGTGGCGCGCAGCCCGGCGAGGATGCGGTCGCCTCGGGCGTCTCCGGTGAGCAGTGCGGTGCGTCCGCGGTGCGTCAGCATCAGGACGATGCTGGAGAGATTCGGTATCGAGTCGTCCGCGTAGGCGGATGTGATGACGCTCGGGTCGCGCAGCTGCCGCGCCTTGCGCCAGCGCTCGGTCAGCTTCTGCAGGGCGGTGTTGTCCGGGGCCACCACCGTGATGTGCAGCTGGGCGAGTGTCGTCTCCTCGCCTTCGATGAGCGGCCCGTCGAAGAGCGGGTTGCCGTCCAGACCCAGTGCGGCTGCCGCGTCCCGGATGGCACGTCCCTGGTTGTAACTGGCCCTCACCGCACGGCTCTCCTCGCTCGCGCGGTCGATGATCTCCTGGGTCGAGGCGCTCAGCCCGGGCGAAACACGGTCCACCAGTTCGTCCACGGAGTTGAACCAGACCCGCTTCACGGCGAAGGGATCGGGTTCCTGGTCGTCCCTGGCGTGCTCTATCTGCCTGAGCAGCTTGAGCAGTCCGACGGCGTGGTCGTCGTCGACGTGGGACAGGCAGACGATGTCGATCCTCGGGATGCCCTGGGCGTCCGCAGGGAGTTGTGACAAGCGCTCGCGCAGCGACTTCTCGAAGACCTGGCTCGGCCCGCCGTCGACGAGCATGACCTTCGCCTTGGGCGATCCCCACCGAACCAGGAAGGAATCCCCGTGCCGGGCGTTGAGGAAGTCAAAAGTGAACATGGCGCGCTCCTTCCGAGCGGGGCCACCTCAGATGGACTGCATCGCACGCAGGACATCGACCAGGCCGAATCCCTGGAAGTGCCGCTCCCGGCCCAGATCTGTCGCCGTCCCGCACAGGATCTCCTTCACGCGTTCCGGCCGCCCGATCAGTTCCCGGTTGCGCGCCAAGAGCATCGCCGCGGCTCCGCTCACATGGGCCGCGGCCTGACTGGTGCCGTGCAACGCGGCGATCCCCTCCTCGGGAACGGGTCCGTCGATGTCCTCACCCGGTGCCAGAAGGTCGGGCTTCGGCCTGCCGTCGCCGGTGGGGCCGCGGCTGGAGAAGTAACTGACGCCATGGCGGTACGGATTGCTGCGATGCGTGGAACCCACCGTGATGACGGCCTCCGCGTTCCCGGGATCGGAGATGCTCGTACCGCGGTAGTCCTTGCCCAACGTACGTACGGCGCCCGCGTATCCGGAGTTCCCGGCCGCCGCGACGACCACCACACCCGAGCGGACCAGACGGTCGCATTCGACGCACACCGGCGTCCACCCGGTCGAATGGCTCGCCACGTCATGCGGCACGGAGAGGCTGATATTGACCCCGGCGATGACGAACCGTCCCGCCTGTTCATTGATGTACCGGATGGCCTGCAGGGCCGTGACGATGGAGAACTCGTCCCCCGTCCCGTGCTCGTCGAGGACCCGGAAGTCGTACAGCC of the Streptomyces sp. NBC_00287 genome contains:
- a CDS encoding MFS transporter, whose product is MTSTAPDTSAGISPRPETQRRILAVLITSQILSGAGLAAGITVGALLAQDMLGATDLAGLPSALFTAGSALAAVAVGRISQAKGRRPGLAVGYLTGAIGSAGVLAAAVADNPVLLFIALFVYGAGTATNLQARYAGADLAAPAHRARSVSTVLVATTLGGVVGPNLAAPTGDLAESLNIPALAGPFLLAGVAYALAALVLAIWLRPDPLLLARSLHARQLAAAESAGDTGPAPVQTETLSPTLMLGALTMILTQLVMTAVMTMTPVHMHDHGHGTAASGLVIAIHVGAMYLPSPLTGWLVDRYSRTAVAAAAGLTLLTAGIAAAAAPGDSVALLALALALLGIGWNFGLVSGTAMITDAVPLATRAKTQGLVDVSIAIAGATGGLASGLVVSTTSYPILAISGGILSLAVLPAIAATANARPAR
- a CDS encoding ComEC/Rec2 family competence protein; translated protein: MFTFDFLNARHGDSFLVRWGSPKAKVMLVDGGPSQVFEKSLRERLSQLPADAQGIPRIDIVCLSHVDDDHAVGLLKLLRQIEHARDDQEPDPFAVKRVWFNSVDELVDRVSPGLSASTQEIIDRASEESRAVRASYNQGRAIRDAAAALGLDGNPLFDGPLIEGEETTLAQLHITVVAPDNTALQKLTERWRKARQLRDPSVITSAYADDSIPNLSSIVLMLTHRGRTALLTGDARGDRILAGLRATGLLDDTGPLHVDLLKLPHHGSDRNVESDFFENIHADHYVISADGVKHHHPSEDTLRMLVDSRDRDDEYTIHLTNRIGFADDTLDELRNNRNFTVDVRAAADLALVIKVGDEA
- a CDS encoding MalY/PatB family protein gives rise to the protein MATDITGTSGSVFDAVVDRRNSNSMKWGTAHQLLSADEAAADPLPMWVADTDFKAPQAVIDALHEAVDYGVFGYPGGASDSYLDAVTGWQAKRFGWEVPREWVLQTAGIITTLKTAVQAFSAPGDSVLIQPPVYAHFRDDVLLNGRHLALAPLERTDDGYRFDPRTFEAAIRPDTKLFILSHPHNPTGNVWTEDELRTMGEICARRGVLVIADEIHQDLIINPDKKHIPFASLGPEFARNSITCTAPSKTFNLPGLQSANVFVPDPRLREELARQYERNLFPLVNVLGMAAAEAAYAHGEPWLEELLTYLRGNHAHFAQSVHGATPKVRVLPADSLYLAWMDCRGLGMSAESLDTFMLTKARLWLDKGQKFGIEGHGYMRVNLGCPRSTVDEAVRRLIAAVETLGKNCP